A portion of the Manduca sexta isolate Smith_Timp_Sample1 chromosome 20, JHU_Msex_v1.0, whole genome shotgun sequence genome contains these proteins:
- the LOC119189956 gene encoding uncharacterized protein LOC119189956 yields MYRHVEALSAALEAGCPSRALAHRLGLAAALDWRALAHRLGLAAALDWCARQHAPARTLLLHLKVLTHYMYRHVEALSAALEAIAHRLGLAAALDWCARQHAPARTLLLHLKVLTHYMYRHVEALSAALEALAHRLGLAAALDWCARQHAPARTLLLHLKVLTHYMYRHVEALSAALEAGGAWRALAHRLGLAAALDWCARQHAPARTLLLHLKVLTHYMYRHVEALSAALEAGGAWRALAHRLGLAAALDWCARQHAPARTLLLHLKVLTHYMYRHVEALSAALEAIAHRLGLAAALDWCARQHAPARTLLLHLKVLTHYMYRHVEALSAALEALAHRLGLAAALDWCARQHTPARTLLLHLKHAPARTLLLHLKVLTHYMYRHVEALSAALEALAHRLGLAAALDWRSRTASASPPRSTGARDSTHAPARALLLHLKVLTHYMYRHVEALSAALEALAHHPRARAHALLLHLKVLTHYMYRHVEALSAALEAGGAWRALAHRLGLAAALDWCARQHAPARTLLLHLKECRNDISSKKLAVILEDMGELEAASIIRRHIE; encoded by the exons ATGTACAGACACGTGGAGGCGCTGAGCGCGGCGCTGGAGGCCGGCTGCCCGAGCCGCGCGCTCGCGCACCGCCTcggcctcgccgccgcgctcgactg GCGCGCGCTCGCGCACCGCCTcggcctcgccgccgcgctcgactggtgcgcgcgacagcacgcgcccgcgcgcacGCTGCTGCTGCACCTCAAGGTACTCACGCACTACATGTACAGACACGTGGAGGCGCTGAGCGCGGCGCTGGAGGCGATCGCGCACCGCCTcggcctcgccgccgcgctcgactggtgcgcgcgacagcacgcgcccgcgcgcacGCTGCTGCTGCACCTCAAG GTACTCACGCACTACATGTACAGACACGTGGAGGCGCTGAGCGCGGCGCTGGAGGCGCTCGCGCACCGCCTcggcctcgccgccgcgctcgactggtgcgcgcgacagcacgcgcccgcgcgcacGCTGCTGCTGCACCTCAAGGTACTCACGCACTACATGTACAGACACGTGGAGGCGCTGAGCGCGGCGCTGGAGGCGGGCGGCGCGTGGCGCGCGCTCGCGCACCGCCTcggcctcgccgccgcgctcgactggtgcgcgcgacagcacgcgcccgcgcgcacGCTGCTGCTGCACCTCAAGGTACTCACGCACTACATGTACAGACACGTGGAGGCGCTGAGCGCGGCGCTGGAGGCGGGCGGCGCGTGGCGCGCGCTCGCGCACCGCCTcggcctcgccgccgcgctcgactggtgcgcgcgacagcacgcgcccgcgcgcacGCTGCTGCTGCACCTCAAGGTACTCACGCACTACATGTACAGACACGTGGAGGCGCTGAGCGCGGCGCTGGAGGCGATCGCGCACCGCCTcggcctcgccgccgcgctcgactggtgcgcgcgacagcacgcgcccgcgcgcacGCTGCTGCTGCACCTCAAGGTACTCACGCACTACATGTACAGACACGTGGAGGCGCTGAGCGCGGCGCTGGAGGCGCTCGCGCACCGCCTcggcctcgccgccgcgctcgactggTGCGCGCGACAGCACACGCCCGCGCGCACGCTGCTGCTGCACCTCAAG cacgcgcccgcgcgcacGCTGCTGCTGCACCTCAAGGTACTCACGCACTACATGTACAGACACGTGGAGGCGCTGAGCGCGGCGCTGGAGGCGCTCGCGCACCGCCTcggcctcgccgccgcgctcgactg GCGCTCGCGCACCGCCTcggcctcgccgccgcgctcgactggTGCGCGCGACAGCACCCACGCCCCCGCGCGCGCGCTGCTGCTGCACCTCAAGGTACTCACGCACTACATGTACAGACACGTGGAGGCGCTGAGCGCGGCGCTGGAGGCGCTCGCGCACCACC cacgcgcccgcgcgcacGCGCTGCTGCTGCACCTCAAGGTACTCACGCACTACATGTACAGACACGTGGAGGCGCTGAGCGCGGCGCTGGAGGCGGGCGGCGCGTGGCGCGCGCTCGCGCACCGCCTcggcctcgccgccgcgctcgactggtgcgcgcgacagcacgcgcccgcgcgcacGCTGCTGCTGCACCTCAAG gAATGCAGAAACGACATATCCTCGAAAAAGTTGGCTGTAATTCTAGAAGATATGGGAGAATTAGAGGCTGCTTCAATTATAAGGAGACACATAGAGTGA